Below is a window of Deinococcus multiflagellatus DNA.
TTGACACCATGTTTCCGCTGCGCAAGAACTCCGGGCTGCCGCTGCAAAAAAAGGCCCGCCCCTGCCTGAACTTTCACATGGGCCGCTGCCTGGGGCCGTGTGTGGACCGCGCCGAGCCCGCCGAGTACACGCGGGTGGTGGAGGACGTGAAATCGCTGCTGGAAGGCCGCGCGGCGCCGGTGATTGCCCGGCTGAAGGCCGACATGAAGGTGGCGGCCCAGGGCCAGGATTTCGAGCAGGCCGCCCGGGTGCGTGACCGGGTGCAGGCGGTGGAAAAGCTCTTTGGCACCGAGCAGCACGCCTTTGTGAGCGACGAGACGGACCTGGATTTCCTGGGCGCGGCGCAGGCAGGGGAATACGCGATGGTGCAGCTGTTTCGCATGCGCGGCGGGCGCGTGGTGGGGCGCGACAAGCGCTTTCTCTCGGGCACCGAGGACGCGCCGCTGGGCGAGATCGTGGAGGCCTTTGTGCAGGACTACTACACCCAGGCCACCCATGTGCCGGGGCTGATCCTGCTGCCGGCCGACTTTGAAGACGCCCCGGTGTGGAGCGAGTTTCTCTCGGAAAAGGCGGGGCGCAAGATCGAGATGCGCACGCCCAAGCGCGGCGACAAGGTGGACCTTGTGGAGATGGCGCAGCGCAACGCGGGGGCGGGCCTAGACTCCGAACTGGCGCTGCTGGAACGCCGGGGCGACCACCCGGGCCTGGACGCCCTGCGCGAGGTGCTGGCGCTGCCGGACCGGCCGTGGCGCATCGAGGGCTACGACAACTCGAACCTGTTTGGCACCAACATCGTCTCGGGGATGGTGGTGTTTGAGGGCGGGCGGGCGCGCCGGGGGGAGCACCGCCGGTTCAAGGTCAAGGGCCTGGACCACCCCGACGACTACACCGCCATGCGCCAGACGATCACCCGGCGCTTTACCGGCAGTCTGGCCGACAAGCTGCCCCTGCCAGACCTGCTGCTCATTGACGGCGGGCGCGGGC
It encodes the following:
- the uvrC gene encoding excinuclease ABC subunit UvrC; the encoded protein is MHPDDLPVLPTTPGVYIFRKGGTPIYIGKAKNIRARVGQHFKAGGKSGKFTALADTLEFITARNEVEALVLEANLIKQHRPHYNVTLKDDKHYPFLKLTNEQFPMLVVTRRVLKDGGSYYGPYPDSSAVRRVKHLIDTMFPLRKNSGLPLQKKARPCLNFHMGRCLGPCVDRAEPAEYTRVVEDVKSLLEGRAAPVIARLKADMKVAAQGQDFEQAARVRDRVQAVEKLFGTEQHAFVSDETDLDFLGAAQAGEYAMVQLFRMRGGRVVGRDKRFLSGTEDAPLGEIVEAFVQDYYTQATHVPGLILLPADFEDAPVWSEFLSEKAGRKIEMRTPKRGDKVDLVEMAQRNAGAGLDSELALLERRGDHPGLDALREVLALPDRPWRIEGYDNSNLFGTNIVSGMVVFEGGRARRGEHRRFKVKGLDHPDDYTAMRQTITRRFTGSLADKLPLPDLLLIDGGRGQVNAALDALKDANLQIPVVGLAKREERLILPGRYGAQWWLESGTEVGVERELLLPHTHPALRVLIGVRDEVHNYAVTYHRKLRGQDMLRSVFDDLPGIGQKRRDALLEHFTSLEDLAGAPVEQIAAVPGMTMRAAQSVKAFLTERAANQAPVTG